A part of Propioniciclava coleopterorum genomic DNA contains:
- a CDS encoding YbaB/EbfC family nucleoid-associated protein — MSMFGTEGGGFDMNALLAQAQAMQQQMADAQAQLAATTVEGTAGGDLVQVTMTGEGDVTQVVIAPSAIDPEDPETLGDLIVAALRDASSQVKAMAAASMPQIPNLPF; from the coding sequence ATGTCCATGTTCGGTACCGAAGGCGGCGGCTTCGACATGAACGCGCTGCTCGCCCAGGCGCAAGCCATGCAGCAGCAGATGGCCGACGCCCAGGCCCAACTGGCCGCGACGACCGTCGAGGGCACCGCCGGCGGCGACCTCGTCCAGGTCACCATGACGGGGGAGGGCGACGTCACGCAGGTCGTCATCGCCCCCTCGGCGATCGACCCCGAGGATCCCGAGACGCTCGGCGACCTGATCGTCGCCGCGCTCCGCGACGCCTCCAGCCAGGTCAAGGCGATGGCTGCGGCGTCCATGCCGCAGATCCCGAACCTGCCCTTCTGA
- the recR gene encoding recombination mediator RecR: MYEGPIQTLIDELGRLPGIGPKSAQRIAFHLLNADRDDVERLATALREVADKVRFCDICFNVSEDTTCRVCRDPRRDQATICVVEESKDVAAIERTREFRGLYHVLGGAISPIDHVGPEDLHIAELLRRLSSPVVTEVILATDPNLEGEATATYLTRLLANTGITVSRLASGLPVGGDLEFADEITLGRAFSGRRAVGV; encoded by the coding sequence TTGTACGAGGGTCCCATCCAGACGCTGATCGACGAGCTGGGTCGGCTTCCGGGGATCGGCCCCAAGAGCGCCCAGCGGATCGCGTTCCACCTGCTCAACGCCGACCGCGACGACGTCGAGCGCCTCGCGACCGCGCTGCGCGAGGTGGCGGACAAGGTCCGGTTCTGCGACATCTGCTTCAACGTGTCCGAGGACACCACGTGCCGGGTCTGCCGCGACCCGCGCCGCGACCAGGCGACCATCTGCGTCGTCGAGGAGTCCAAGGACGTGGCGGCCATCGAGCGGACGCGCGAGTTCCGCGGCCTCTACCACGTGCTCGGCGGCGCGATCAGCCCGATCGACCACGTCGGGCCCGAGGACCTGCACATCGCCGAACTGCTGCGCCGGCTCTCCTCCCCGGTCGTCACCGAGGTCATCCTCGCCACCGACCCGAACCTGGAGGGCGAGGCGACCGCCACGTACCTCACACGCCTGCTGGCCAACACCGGGATCACGGTGTCGCGCCTGGCGTCCGGCCTGCCCGTCGGCGGCGACCTGGAGTTCGCCGACGAGATCACCCTGGGCCGCGCCTTCTCCGGACGCCGCGCCGTCGGCGTCTGA